A window from Dendrosporobacter quercicolus encodes these proteins:
- a CDS encoding YitT family protein: MKNRVLQYAWVALGCLICSVSINLFLVPHHLLSGGVSGLAIISYFLFGFPIGVQILLMNIPLVYASYKFLGKDYTITAIFGTIMFSLAVDATRFLTSLSPLDDPILAALTAGMVSGLGSGIIFRVNGNGGGLDIVAAIVKKYYSLNFGFVGFAINFLIMLLAASLFGLKLAVLTLIAMFVAATLTDKVVEGFNRRKIVHIVSYKTQDIVEVILKEVGRGVTILQGEGAFTRQQKQVIFVVVSLTQISKIKFLVQEADPHAFMIVSDAAEVMGRGFTLPGSRSF; this comes from the coding sequence ATGAAAAACAGAGTTTTGCAGTACGCCTGGGTTGCTTTAGGCTGTCTGATTTGCAGCGTGTCGATCAATTTATTTCTGGTGCCGCATCACCTGCTCAGCGGTGGTGTGAGCGGCCTGGCGATTATCTCCTATTTTCTGTTCGGCTTCCCCATTGGGGTGCAGATCCTGCTGATGAATATTCCGCTGGTATACGCTTCTTATAAATTTTTGGGCAAGGATTATACGATTACAGCAATCTTTGGCACCATTATGTTTTCCCTGGCCGTAGACGCTACCCGCTTTCTGACCAGCCTAAGCCCGCTGGATGATCCGATACTGGCCGCTTTAACGGCAGGGATGGTTTCCGGTTTGGGATCAGGAATCATTTTTCGGGTCAACGGCAATGGCGGGGGACTGGATATTGTGGCGGCAATTGTCAAAAAGTATTATTCTTTGAATTTTGGCTTCGTCGGCTTTGCCATTAACTTTTTGATTATGCTGCTGGCGGCCAGTTTATTTGGCTTAAAGCTGGCCGTATTGACGCTGATTGCCATGTTTGTCGCAGCTACTCTTACCGATAAAGTGGTGGAAGGCTTTAACCGGAGGAAGATTGTTCATATTGTTTCTTATAAGACGCAGGATATTGTGGAAGTAATTCTTAAAGAAGTGGGCCGGGGCGTAACCATTTTGCAAGGAGAAGGCGCTTTTACCCGCCAGCAGAAGCAAGTTATATTTGTTGTGGTAAGCTTGACGCAAATATCCAAAATTAAATTTTTAGTGCAGGAGGCCGACCCCCATGCCTTTATGATTGTCAGTGACGCTGCGGAAGTTATGGGACGCGGTTTTACCCTGCCGGGCAGCAGAAGTTTTTAA
- a CDS encoding DNA topoisomerase III, producing the protein MSKMLVLAEKPSVGRDLARVLNCSKNGSGFFESPRYIVTWALGHLVTLADPEVYNEKYKAWRLEDLPMLPAHLQLVVIKQTAKQFNTVKGLLLRSDVGEVIIATDAGREGELVARWIIEKAQAKKPVKRLWISSVTDKAIKEGFSKLRPGREYENLYASAVARAEADWLVGINATRALTCKYNAQLSCGRVQTPTLAIIAGREAEIQNFAPRSFFGITALADQLKLYWQDTASNEFKSFSREKCQTAIAALTGKAAQVVSVNKSARKKYAPQLYDLTELQRDANKIYGFSAKETLSYMQKLYETHKILTYPRTDSRYLSSDLVDTLKDRLNACSIGPYAQFAFKLIKAPIKAGKHFVDDSKVSDHHAIIPTEQYVNLSALTDKERKIYDLVVKRFLAVMYPPFEYEQTTVVASIGPERFVAKGKTIIARGWREIYQGLDNDGEEADNELADQLLPSLAQGDTMKINALNLTQGATKPPAPFNEATLLTAMESPQKYMADASGELRKTIDETGGLGTVATRADIIEKLFAGFFIEKKGKDIWLTSKGRQLLELVPAELKSPALTAQWEQQLKQIAMGKLAKANFIGQMKSYAKEVVHKIKNSQEKFRHDNMTRSKCPDCGKYLLEVNGKKGRMLVCQDRECGYRKGLAKVTNARCPVCHKKLELRGEGEGRLFVCACGHREKLTAFNERKKQEQPNLSKREVSQYLQQQNKSDHQPINTALAEALAKLKLTDDR; encoded by the coding sequence ATGAGTAAAATGTTAGTTCTGGCTGAAAAGCCGTCAGTAGGCCGCGATTTGGCCAGGGTGCTGAACTGCAGCAAGAATGGCAGCGGGTTTTTTGAAAGCCCCCGGTATATTGTTACCTGGGCGTTGGGTCATCTGGTTACGCTGGCCGACCCGGAGGTTTACAATGAGAAATATAAAGCCTGGCGGCTGGAGGATTTGCCAATGCTGCCGGCGCATTTACAGCTGGTGGTCATCAAACAGACAGCCAAGCAATTCAATACCGTTAAAGGCCTGCTGCTGCGCAGCGATGTTGGCGAGGTCATTATTGCCACCGATGCCGGGCGGGAGGGAGAACTGGTTGCCAGGTGGATTATTGAGAAGGCGCAGGCCAAAAAGCCAGTGAAGCGTTTGTGGATATCTTCTGTTACCGACAAGGCGATCAAAGAGGGTTTTAGCAAGTTAAGGCCGGGCCGGGAGTACGAAAATCTGTATGCATCAGCGGTGGCGCGGGCTGAGGCTGACTGGCTGGTGGGTATCAACGCTACCAGGGCATTAACCTGTAAATATAACGCCCAGCTGTCCTGCGGCCGGGTGCAGACCCCGACTCTGGCAATCATTGCCGGCCGGGAAGCCGAAATCCAAAACTTTGCGCCGCGGTCTTTTTTTGGGATAACGGCGCTGGCTGATCAACTAAAGTTATACTGGCAGGATACGGCTTCGAATGAGTTCAAAAGTTTTTCCCGGGAAAAATGCCAAACGGCAATTGCTGCTCTGACCGGTAAGGCCGCCCAAGTGGTTTCCGTAAATAAAAGCGCCAGGAAAAAATATGCCCCGCAATTGTATGATTTAACCGAGCTGCAGCGGGATGCCAATAAAATCTATGGCTTCTCAGCAAAAGAGACGTTGTCCTATATGCAAAAGCTGTATGAAACACACAAAATTTTAACTTATCCCCGGACTGATTCCCGTTATTTGTCCAGCGATTTGGTTGATACGCTGAAAGACCGCTTAAACGCCTGCAGCATTGGCCCGTACGCCCAATTCGCGTTTAAGCTGATCAAAGCTCCAATTAAGGCTGGAAAACATTTTGTGGATGACAGTAAAGTATCAGACCATCATGCCATTATCCCCACCGAACAGTATGTTAATCTAAGCGCGCTGACGGATAAGGAACGGAAAATTTATGATTTGGTGGTTAAGCGGTTTCTGGCGGTAATGTATCCGCCGTTTGAGTATGAGCAGACGACCGTTGTGGCCAGTATTGGCCCAGAGCGGTTTGTGGCTAAAGGAAAAACAATCATCGCCCGGGGCTGGCGGGAAATTTATCAGGGATTGGACAATGACGGTGAGGAAGCAGACAATGAACTTGCCGATCAACTGCTGCCAAGCCTGGCCCAAGGCGACACGATGAAAATTAACGCGCTCAATTTGACGCAGGGGGCAACAAAGCCGCCCGCTCCGTTTAATGAAGCCACACTGCTTACCGCCATGGAAAGTCCGCAAAAATACATGGCGGATGCCAGCGGCGAGTTGCGTAAAACCATTGACGAAACCGGCGGTTTGGGAACTGTGGCAACCAGAGCCGATATCATTGAAAAATTATTTGCCGGTTTTTTCATTGAAAAAAAGGGCAAAGACATTTGGCTGACTTCCAAAGGCCGGCAATTGCTGGAACTGGTGCCGGCAGAGCTTAAATCACCGGCGCTGACCGCTCAATGGGAGCAGCAGCTTAAGCAAATTGCCATGGGTAAACTTGCCAAGGCCAATTTTATTGGCCAGATGAAAAGCTATGCCAAAGAAGTTGTGCATAAAATAAAAAACAGTCAGGAAAAGTTTAGGCATGATAATATGACCCGCAGCAAATGCCCGGATTGCGGCAAATATTTGCTGGAGGTCAATGGCAAAAAAGGCAGGATGCTGGTGTGTCAGGATCGGGAATGCGGTTACCGGAAAGGGCTGGCTAAAGTGACGAATGCCAGATGCCCCGTCTGTCATAAGAAGCTGGAATTGCGCGGTGAAGGCGAAGGCCGTCTGTTTGTCTGCGCCTGCGGCCACCGCGAAAAGCTTACCGCTTTCAATGAACGGAAAAAGCAGGAACAGCCGAATTTGTCCAAACGTGAAGTATCCCAATACCTGCAGCAGCAAAACAAAAGCGATCATCAACCAATCAATACGGCGCTGGCCGAGGCTTTGGCAAAATTAAAGCTAACGGATGACCGCTGA
- the mutM gene encoding bifunctional DNA-formamidopyrimidine glycosylase/DNA-(apurinic or apyrimidinic site) lyase, with translation MPEIPEIETVRAHLAGKVQGKTILNAVINRAKAINVAPADFLKAVERQQIMSVRRRAKQLIIGLANDQSLVIHFMLEGFMRLFYRNEAVEGQPSVMLELDTGAKLACYKLNLGYIHLVNTTDFSLMPELEGLGPEPLEAAFALTDFLALILRRKGMIKPLLMDQRFIAGIGNVYSNEILFCSRLLPTRKAAGLSGQEKTELFGCMKALLQQAVELGGVYEKKFSSDDGLTGGFQPFLQVAYRTGQPCNVCGAAIETSRVGGRNAFYCPVCQQ, from the coding sequence ATGCCGGAAATTCCTGAAATTGAGACGGTAAGAGCGCATCTTGCCGGTAAGGTTCAGGGGAAAACCATTCTAAATGCAGTCATTAACAGGGCCAAAGCCATCAATGTTGCGCCGGCTGATTTTCTTAAGGCAGTTGAGCGGCAACAGATCATGTCTGTCCGGCGGCGGGCAAAGCAGTTGATTATCGGTCTGGCGAATGATCAGTCTCTGGTCATTCATTTCATGCTGGAAGGCTTTATGCGGCTGTTTTACCGCAATGAGGCCGTAGAAGGGCAGCCATCCGTTATGTTAGAACTGGATACCGGAGCCAAGCTGGCCTGTTACAAACTGAATTTAGGCTATATCCATCTGGTAAATACAACTGATTTTAGTCTTATGCCGGAACTGGAAGGACTGGGCCCCGAGCCGCTGGAGGCTGCGTTTGCACTAACGGATTTTTTAGCTTTAATCCTGCGGCGCAAAGGCATGATCAAGCCGCTTCTGATGGATCAGCGCTTTATTGCCGGTATTGGCAATGTTTATTCAAATGAAATACTGTTTTGCAGTCGCTTATTGCCTACCCGGAAGGCCGCCGGGCTGTCCGGCCAGGAAAAAACGGAGCTTTTTGGCTGCATGAAGGCTTTGCTGCAGCAGGCAGTGGAGCTGGGCGGGGTTTATGAGAAAAAATTTTCGTCAGATGACGGGCTGACCGGCGGATTTCAGCCGTTTCTGCAAGTGGCCTACCGTACCGGCCAGCCCTGTAATGTTTGCGGCGCAGCTATTGAGACCAGCCGGGTAGGCGGGCGGAATGCTTTTTATTGTCCGGTTTGCCAGCAATAA
- a CDS encoding nucleoid-associated protein, with product MFDVAKAKMEQLVIHKVGNKLKDEGIVISPAVCRLADGDVEELLLKYFLSSFREKLLYKFFHDTDIHLNEIYMYAAQAFIHPADFYQQSVNILRHLYEKSSHPQIKGGEFYAAYFSNCIVDEQAVEAIGLFKTERKEHYLKIANSCNEFRVGADVGINIRKLDKGCIIFNTESVDGFRVAIVDNVNKGGNNEALYWKEEFLRLTDVQNSYFHTKNCLAMCQEFAETIYGPVYQADKKDQVVFMNEAITYFNCNNEFHLDDFARDVLKAPELVEQFKEHKELYELNQGVPQAAEFSISGPAVKTARRKFNNLIKLDTGIEIKIKAAANETGNIEYIERGNDEAKGMNFYKIYFNSEE from the coding sequence ATGTTCGACGTAGCCAAAGCTAAAATGGAACAGTTGGTTATCCACAAAGTAGGCAATAAGTTAAAAGACGAGGGAATTGTCATATCTCCGGCAGTTTGCCGGCTGGCGGACGGCGATGTCGAAGAATTGCTGTTGAAATATTTTCTATCTTCGTTTAGGGAAAAGCTATTGTATAAGTTTTTTCATGACACGGATATCCATTTAAACGAAATTTACATGTATGCCGCTCAGGCCTTTATTCATCCGGCTGACTTTTATCAGCAGTCGGTTAATATATTACGGCATCTTTATGAAAAATCATCGCATCCCCAGATAAAAGGCGGCGAGTTTTATGCGGCTTATTTTTCCAACTGTATTGTTGATGAGCAGGCCGTGGAGGCTATTGGCCTATTTAAAACCGAACGCAAGGAACACTATTTAAAAATTGCCAATAGCTGCAATGAGTTTCGGGTTGGCGCCGACGTAGGCATCAATATCAGAAAACTGGACAAAGGCTGCATTATTTTCAATACCGAATCGGTTGACGGTTTTAGAGTAGCAATTGTGGATAATGTCAATAAAGGCGGCAATAATGAGGCTTTGTACTGGAAAGAGGAGTTTTTGCGGCTGACTGATGTGCAAAATTCGTATTTCCATACGAAAAATTGTCTGGCTATGTGCCAGGAGTTTGCCGAGACAATCTATGGACCGGTGTATCAGGCCGATAAAAAAGATCAGGTAGTATTTATGAATGAGGCAATTACATATTTTAACTGCAATAACGAGTTTCATCTGGATGACTTTGCCCGTGACGTACTCAAAGCGCCGGAGCTTGTTGAGCAATTTAAAGAGCATAAAGAACTGTATGAACTGAATCAGGGGGTACCCCAGGCCGCCGAATTCAGTATCTCCGGACCAGCGGTGAAAACTGCCAGACGAAAGTTCAATAACCTGATTAAGCTGGATACCGGGATTGAGATAAAAATCAAAGCAGCCGCAAATGAAACCGGTAACATCGAATATATTGAACGGGGTAATGACGAAGCAAAAGGGATGAATTTTTACAAAATATATTTCAATAGCGAAGAATAA